The following coding sequences lie in one Xanthomonas hyacinthi genomic window:
- a CDS encoding efflux RND transporter periplasmic adaptor subunit, protein MTRYSTRRRTASCAAALLITSTLLLGGCKPAAGDAQAKAKEAEKAPDAVPVEVAKASRRAVAASYSGTAALEARAESQVVAKTSGVALAVLAEEGQQVRAGQPLVRLDPDRARLAVAQSEAQLRKLENNYRRSEQLVGQQLVSAADVDQIKYDLANVRAQHQLASLELSYATVVAPISGVIASRSIKTGNFVQINTPIFRIVDDSRLEATLNVPERELATLKAGQPVTLLADALPGKQYLGKVDRIAPVVDSGSGTFRVVCAFEEGAEALQPGMFGRIRIDYDQRADALVVPRLALLDDGEPAVFRVSAGKVTRVPVKLGYSEGPWVEIRDGLQPGDQVVTAGKVALRDGSRVQVIAPQREVAAVGGGTAVGAH, encoded by the coding sequence ATGACGCGATATTCCACGCGCCGACGCACCGCCAGCTGCGCCGCCGCGCTGTTGATCACCTCCACCCTCCTGCTCGGCGGCTGCAAGCCGGCGGCCGGCGATGCGCAGGCCAAGGCCAAGGAGGCCGAGAAGGCGCCGGACGCGGTGCCGGTCGAGGTGGCCAAGGCCAGCCGGCGCGCGGTGGCGGCCAGCTACAGCGGCACCGCGGCGCTGGAGGCGCGCGCCGAATCGCAGGTGGTGGCCAAGACCTCCGGGGTGGCGCTGGCGGTGCTGGCCGAGGAAGGCCAGCAGGTCCGCGCCGGGCAGCCGCTGGTGCGGCTGGACCCGGACCGCGCGCGGCTGGCGGTGGCGCAGAGCGAGGCGCAGCTGCGCAAGCTGGAGAACAACTACCGGCGCTCGGAGCAATTGGTCGGCCAGCAACTGGTCAGCGCCGCCGATGTCGACCAGATCAAGTACGACCTGGCCAACGTGCGCGCGCAGCATCAGCTGGCCTCGCTGGAACTGTCCTATGCGACGGTGGTCGCGCCGATCTCCGGGGTGATCGCGTCGCGCTCGATCAAGACCGGCAACTTCGTGCAGATCAACACGCCGATCTTCCGCATCGTCGACGACTCGCGCCTGGAAGCCACGCTCAATGTGCCCGAGCGCGAGCTGGCCACGCTCAAGGCCGGGCAGCCGGTGACGCTGCTGGCCGATGCGCTGCCGGGCAAGCAATACCTGGGTAAGGTCGATCGCATCGCGCCGGTGGTGGATTCGGGCAGCGGCACGTTCCGCGTGGTGTGCGCCTTCGAGGAGGGTGCCGAGGCCTTGCAACCGGGCATGTTCGGGCGCATCCGCATCGACTACGACCAGCGCGCCGATGCGCTGGTGGTGCCGCGCCTGGCGCTGCTCGACGACGGCGAGCCGGCGGTGTTCCGGGTCAGCGCCGGCAAGGTCACCCGGGTGCCGGTCAAGCTGGGCTATTCCGAAGGCCCGTGGGTGGAGATCCGCGACGGCCTGCAGCCCGGCGACCAGGTGGTCACCGCCGGCAAGGTCGCCTTGCGCGACGGCAGCCGCGTGCAGGTGATCGCGCCGCAGCGCGAGGTCGCCGCGGTCGGTGGCGGCACCGCGGTCGGAGCGCACTGA
- a CDS encoding efflux RND transporter permease subunit, which produces MTSAGSDHGSDPHEHSPAGIRGGGLVEFATRRRVTIAMATVTLLLFGVIALNSLKVNLLPDLSYPTLTVRTEYTGAAPSEIETLVTEPVEEAVGVVKNLRKLKSVSRTGQSDVVLEFAWGTNMDQASLEVRDKMEALELPLEAKAPVLLRFNPSTEPIMRLVLASKATPASDADAVGALTQLRRYADEDLKKKLEPVAGVAAVKVGGGLEDEIQVDIDQQRLAQLSLPIDNVITRLKEENINISGGRLEQGAQRYLVRTVNQFADLDEIRNLLLTTQGAGSSAADAAMQQMYAIAASSGSEAALAAASAAQSASSSSTTTIANGMPVRLKDVAQVRQGYKEREAIIRLGGKEAVELAIYKEGDANTVSTAAALRKRLEQLQTQIPPDVELTTLEDQSRFIEHAIGDVKKDAVIGGLLAILIIFLFLRDGWSTFVISLSLPVSIVATFFFMGQLGLSLNVMSLGGLALATGLVVDDSIVVLESIAKARERGLSILDAAIAGTREVSMAVVASTLTTIAVFLPLVFVEGVAGQLFRDQALTVAIAIAISLVVSMTLIPMLSSLKGRPPLAFPAEPEQPQWQPQRGWLKPVAWSRRGAAAAVRGAFFAAAWLVVRLWRGGVAVIAPAMRKASDLAMAPYARAERGYLRLLPGALARPWQVLGLAALAFAATLAVVPMLGADLIPQLAQDRFEMTVKLPAGTPLRQTDALVRELQETHGKDAGVQALYGVSGSGTRLDASPTESGENIGKLTIAMAGGGSAQFEAQQSDRMRATMRKHPGVQVGFSRPELFSFSTPLEIELRGQDLETIQHAGQKLTAMLRGNGHYADVKSTVEEGFPEIQIRFDQERAGALGLTTRQIADVVVKKVRGDVATRYSFRDRKIDVLVRAQQSDRASVDSIRRLIVNPGSSKPVTLDAVADVVATTGPSEIHRADQIRVAIVSANLRDIDLGGAVREVQDMVARAPLGAGVGMHIGGQGEELAQSAKSLLFAFGLAIFLVYLVMASQFESLLHPFVILFTIPLAMVGAVLALLLTGKPVSVVVFIGLILLVGLVTKNAIILIDKVNQLREEGVAKREALIEGARSRLRPIIMTTLCTLFGFLPLAVAAGEGAEVRAPMAITVIGGLLVSTLLTLVVIPVVYDRLDRRADGYYAERGQRARRRLQGPGHGTGAGEPA; this is translated from the coding sequence ATGACCAGCGCCGGTTCCGATCACGGCAGCGATCCGCACGAACACTCGCCCGCGGGCATCCGCGGCGGCGGACTGGTCGAATTCGCCACGCGCCGCCGCGTCACCATCGCGATGGCCACGGTGACGCTGCTGCTGTTCGGCGTGATCGCGCTGAACAGCCTCAAGGTCAACCTGCTGCCCGATCTGAGCTATCCGACCCTGACCGTGCGCACCGAGTACACCGGTGCGGCGCCGTCGGAGATCGAGACGCTGGTGACCGAGCCGGTCGAGGAAGCGGTCGGCGTGGTCAAGAACCTGCGCAAGCTCAAGTCGGTGTCGCGCACCGGGCAGAGCGACGTGGTGCTGGAGTTCGCCTGGGGCACCAACATGGACCAGGCCAGCCTGGAAGTGCGCGACAAGATGGAGGCGCTGGAACTGCCGCTGGAAGCCAAGGCGCCGGTGCTGCTGCGTTTCAATCCCTCCACCGAACCGATCATGCGCCTGGTGCTGGCGAGCAAGGCGACCCCGGCCAGCGACGCCGATGCGGTGGGCGCGCTGACCCAGTTGCGCCGCTATGCCGACGAGGATCTGAAGAAGAAGCTGGAGCCGGTGGCCGGCGTGGCCGCGGTCAAGGTCGGCGGCGGACTGGAAGACGAGATCCAGGTCGATATCGACCAGCAGCGGCTGGCGCAGCTGAGCCTGCCGATCGATAACGTCATCACCCGGCTCAAGGAAGAGAACATCAACATCTCCGGCGGGCGCCTGGAACAGGGCGCGCAGCGCTACCTGGTGCGCACGGTCAACCAGTTCGCCGACCTGGACGAGATCCGCAACCTGCTGCTGACCACCCAGGGCGCGGGCAGCAGCGCCGCCGACGCGGCGATGCAGCAGATGTACGCGATCGCCGCCTCGAGCGGTTCGGAAGCGGCGCTGGCCGCGGCCTCGGCGGCGCAGAGCGCCTCGTCCAGTTCCACCACCACCATCGCCAATGGCATGCCGGTGCGGTTGAAGGACGTGGCGCAGGTGCGGCAGGGCTACAAGGAGCGCGAGGCGATCATCCGCCTGGGCGGCAAGGAAGCGGTGGAACTGGCGATCTACAAGGAAGGCGACGCCAACACCGTGTCCACCGCGGCAGCGCTGCGCAAGCGCCTGGAACAGCTGCAGACGCAGATCCCGCCGGACGTGGAACTGACCACGCTGGAAGACCAGTCGCGCTTCATCGAGCACGCCATCGGCGACGTCAAGAAGGACGCGGTGATCGGCGGCCTGCTGGCGATCCTGATCATCTTCCTGTTCCTGCGCGATGGCTGGAGCACGTTCGTGATCAGCCTGTCGCTGCCGGTGTCGATCGTGGCCACGTTCTTCTTCATGGGCCAGCTCGGGCTGAGCTTGAACGTGATGTCGCTGGGTGGACTGGCGCTGGCCACCGGGCTGGTGGTGGACGATTCGATCGTGGTGCTGGAGAGCATCGCCAAGGCGCGCGAACGCGGCCTGAGCATTCTCGATGCGGCGATCGCCGGCACCCGCGAGGTGAGCATGGCGGTGGTCGCCTCGACCCTGACCACGATCGCGGTGTTCCTGCCGCTGGTGTTCGTCGAGGGCGTGGCCGGGCAGTTGTTCCGCGACCAGGCCTTGACCGTGGCGATCGCCATCGCGATCTCGCTGGTGGTGTCGATGACCCTGATCCCGATGCTCAGTTCGCTGAAGGGACGCCCGCCGCTGGCGTTCCCGGCCGAACCCGAGCAGCCGCAATGGCAGCCGCAGCGCGGCTGGCTGAAGCCGGTGGCGTGGAGCCGGCGCGGCGCCGCCGCGGCGGTGCGCGGCGCGTTCTTCGCCGCAGCGTGGCTGGTGGTGCGGTTGTGGCGTGGCGGCGTGGCGGTGATCGCGCCGGCGATGCGCAAGGCCAGCGACCTGGCGATGGCACCGTATGCGCGCGCCGAACGCGGTTATCTGCGGTTGCTGCCGGGCGCGTTGGCGCGGCCGTGGCAGGTGCTGGGCCTGGCCGCGCTGGCGTTCGCGGCGACCTTGGCGGTGGTGCCGATGCTCGGCGCCGACCTGATCCCGCAATTGGCGCAGGACCGCTTCGAGATGACGGTGAAACTGCCGGCCGGCACGCCGTTGCGGCAGACCGATGCGCTGGTGCGCGAACTGCAGGAAACCCACGGCAAGGACGCCGGCGTGCAGGCGCTGTATGGCGTCAGCGGCAGCGGCACCCGGCTCGATGCCAGCCCCACCGAAAGCGGCGAGAACATCGGCAAGCTGACCATCGCCATGGCCGGCGGCGGCAGCGCGCAGTTCGAGGCGCAGCAGAGCGACCGCATGCGCGCGACGATGCGCAAGCACCCGGGCGTGCAGGTCGGTTTCAGCCGCCCGGAGCTGTTCAGCTTTTCCACGCCGCTGGAAATCGAGCTGCGCGGGCAGGACCTGGAGACCATCCAGCACGCCGGGCAGAAGCTGACCGCGATGCTGCGCGGCAACGGCCACTACGCCGACGTGAAATCGACGGTGGAAGAGGGCTTCCCGGAAATCCAGATCCGCTTCGACCAGGAGCGTGCCGGTGCGCTGGGCCTGACCACGCGGCAGATCGCCGATGTGGTGGTGAAGAAGGTGCGCGGCGACGTCGCCACCCGCTACAGCTTCCGCGACCGCAAGATCGACGTGCTGGTGCGCGCGCAGCAGAGCGACCGCGCCAGCGTCGACAGCATCCGCCGGCTGATCGTCAATCCCGGCAGCAGCAAGCCGGTGACGCTGGATGCGGTCGCCGACGTGGTCGCCACCACCGGGCCCAGCGAGATCCACCGCGCCGACCAGATCCGCGTGGCGATCGTGTCGGCCAACCTGCGCGACATCGACCTGGGCGGCGCGGTGCGCGAGGTGCAGGACATGGTCGCGCGCGCGCCGCTCGGCGCCGGCGTCGGCATGCACATCGGCGGGCAGGGCGAGGAACTGGCGCAGTCGGCCAAGTCGCTGCTGTTCGCGTTCGGCCTGGCGATCTTCCTGGTGTACCTGGTGATGGCCTCGCAGTTCGAATCGCTGCTGCATCCGTTCGTGATTTTGTTCACCATCCCGCTGGCGATGGTCGGTGCGGTGCTGGCGCTGCTGCTGACCGGCAAGCCGGTGTCGGTGGTGGTGTTCATCGGCCTGATCCTGCTGGTCGGGCTGGTGACCAAGAACGCGATCATCCTGATCGACAAGGTCAACCAGCTGCGCGAGGAGGGCGTGGCCAAGCGCGAGGCGCTGATCGAGGGCGCACGCTCGCGCCTGCGTCCGATCATCATGACCACGCTGTGCACGCTGTTCGGCTTCCTGCCGCTGGCGGTGGCGGCGGGCGAGGGCGCCGAAGTGCGCGCGCCGATGGCGATCACCGTGATCGGCGGCCTGCTGGTGTCCACGCTGCTCACGCTGGTGGTGATCCCGGTGGTCTACGACCGCCTGGATCGCCGCGCCGACGGCTATTACGCCGAGCGCGGTCAGCGCGCGCGGCGGCGCCTGCAAGGACCCGGCCACGGCACCGGCGCGGGTGAACCGGCATGA